The Besnoitia besnoiti strain Bb-Ger1 chromosome IV, whole genome shotgun sequence genome contains a region encoding:
- a CDS encoding hypothetical protein (encoded by transcript BESB_057020): MAPQHLVCLYDRLQLQLGQAVQLYRRVLRAHRSQLRSATWQELADKFARAEFRAHMAAASEAAESIPYEPESCLWTSGPSRLVGSSTSEALTTGHHLANGSLACSSSAVNGLSTHVTRHVPGQKGSRDPEEATAASVSDAMRGQTHAQHGEHVPPTARTPLDGAVAQAEKASDQLQVFMHAWQDYLEFAERRGLQMGRHMRPAQRQLLSVDQQQRLKSMRDMAHLLKNQSK; this comes from the coding sequence ATGGCACCACAACATCTGGTTTGCCTCTATGACCGGTTGCAGCTCCAGCTCGGTCAAGCAGTGCAACTCTACCGGCGGGTGCTGCGCGCACATCGTTCCCAACTGCGGTCGGCTACATGGCAAGAGCTGGCAGACAAATTTGCTCGCGCGGAGTTCCGCGCTCACATGGCTGCAGCCTCCGAGGCCGCTGAAAGCATCCCCTACGAACCCGAGTCCTGTCTGTGGACGTCAGGCCCCAGCCGGTTAGTCGGCTCCTCGACCAGCGAAGCACTCACCACAGGGCATCATCTGGCTAATGGATCGCTCGCCTGTTCTTCTTCGGCCGTCAACGGGCTCTCGACGCACGTCACTAGGCACGTGCCGGGCCAGAAAGGCTCTCGAGATCCCGAAGAAGCAACTGCGGCAAGTGTCTCGGATGCGATGCGTGGTCAGACTCATGCGCAACATGGAGAGCATGTGCCACCTACGGCACGGACGCCACTGGATGGTGCAGTTGCCCAGGCAGAAAAGGCGTCAGATCAGCTGCAGGTGTTCATGCACGCATGGCAGGACTACCTGGAATTCGCTGAGAGACGCGGCCTGCAGATGGGCAGACACATGCGACCAGCACAGCGGCAACTCTTGTCCGTGGATCAACAACAACGACTCAAGTCGATGAGAGACATGGCTCATCTCCTTAAGAATCAGTCCAAGTAG
- a CDS encoding U-box domain-containing protein (encoded by transcript BESB_057040) has product MAESASGAPATQRGGTPPATEISPAKEDHFLQLVLRITLDPAAASSPHCQLYYLRRYAEELKQAGKPLKLTRDDFETVIIKRIQDAAAEGSPNVFRFLADSFHRANDEVYSKGLPAALRLEVIQDLQRQLVNYAVLLLSCPELFELGDMPPCQMLEEQLRQFVEIGCPLSFFNRMVDDLVQQGVDSGEDLLKRWFRPVIKALCDGLNLHNMTEYKSPAYNALKFLSGQKPLARLMAEASFLFPEFQRRFPVTKSGLFYQENSLLGRLLAPTLLDGPTLKKGRQESLSMKYFAGNQALTAQYLQATVQTLRHDQQSLQEVYVQIVKNMCRGGSECRHRVVRWYAEILGSNELRAKMSHMLRMTQQQAAESLDPMHAMLLKVQGQTSYGFTLNAFWSLLGLTEPIKMEKLSDICYFYGMRAEDSLAREVLGDLMKDAKLGDDASVAAAERFAREKGLLQAESKFSTEVFLLMLKSLRVLFNPCMAEFTRILQKFQAVHDQGTSPTSPEYRFLIAEIMAWRTVVFHPKFCSLYWHAVHLALAWLLRAVYCFNLDGSLRADDVALVAKQQNRFSTLVLQSCPPPLQAERATRGASGAGRTSPGRGATPSSHGGASASSDAVTVPPQFAALPSALVEDLFTSVRRMLELQSVYLSVRSTQGFEQPPIAAMDAELVAAACIAVMTASEFFRNVHLRCDGACRTLYFMFLTEGVRGRLENTPVVQEHLVRALTDVFIASERGSYYDRITFRIPIVDLFQKLLVADDFKAALHRLGSSSPEKFIHMIHLLLNDVSTLVDQAMSALTEIRKRQLEGRDHDDPPPQANAATTAEGAAEAVGGGSAAAASGAADEQSAEEEEDDDTGASLEGNAQLRRETWSRLEATTRDLCSLGFNACSLFSLYARECGAYIIRSSSILPQAVTTLDCCLDHLVGPRCLQLKVNNMESYNFQPKNWLMKVLESYVYLLQADPEDGAQLVAEILKDGRYFQKETVNKAYRIAKREGLMNVKLLQKFQELVKRLSEGKEEDFEIDYDAFPAEYLDPIMADVMTDPVRLPTSNNIMDRKHIERHLMSEPSDPFNRMPLTKDALIPLPELRQEIMAFIASKSNSAN; this is encoded by the exons ATGGCGGAGTCAGCttccggcgcgcccgccacgcagagaggcgggacTCCTCCAGCTACGGAAATCAGCCCCGCGAAGGAAGACCACTTTCTTCAGTTGGTTTTGCGCATCACTCTcgaccccgccgccgcctcctctcctcacTGCCAGCTCTACTACCTCCGGCGCTACGCCGAAGAGCTGAAACAAGCGGGCAAGCCTTTAAA GCTGACTCGGGACGATTTCGAGACCGTCATCATCAAGCGCATTcaggacgccgccgcagaaggcagTCCAAACGTCTTCAGGTTTCTCGCCGACTCGTTTCACAGAGCCAACGATGAAGTCTACAGCAA AGGACTGCCGGCTGCACTCCGCCTGGAAGTAATCCAGGACCTGCAGCGTCAGCTGGTGAACTACGCCGTTCTGCTGCTCTCTTGCCCGGAGCTCTTCGAACTGGGCGACATGCCTCCGTGTCAGATG CTCGAAGAGCAACTCCGACAGTTCGTGGAGATCGGCTGCCCTCTGTCCTTCTTCAACCGCATGGTTGACGACTTAGTTCAGCAGGGCGTCGACTCGGGGGAGGACCTGCTGAAGCGGTGGTTCAGACCCGTCATCAAGGCTCTGTGTGACGGCCTCAACCTCCACAAC ATGACCGAGTACAAGTCGCCCGCCTACAACGCGCTCAAGTTCCTCTCTGGCCAGAAGCCCCTCG cgcgcctCATGGCTGAAGCCTCGTTTCTGTTCCCCGAGTTCCAGCGCCGCTTCCCCGTCACCAAGTCCGGGCTCTTCTATCAGGAGAACTCACTGCTcggccgccttctcgcgccgaCGCTGCTGGATGGTCCCACGCTCAAGAAG GGCCGCCAGGAGAGTCTGTCAATGAAGTACTTCGCAGGGAACCAGGCGCTGACGGCGCAGTATTTGCAGGCGACCGTTCAGACCCTCCGCCACGACCAACAGAGTCTGCAGGAAGTCTACGTCCAG ATCGTGAAAAACATGTGCCGCGGCGGGTCAGAGTGCCGCCACAGGGTCGTTCGGTGGTACGCGGAGATCCTCGGCTCCAACGAACTCCGCGCCAAGATGAGCCACATGCTAAGGATGACGCAGCAacaggcggcggagtcgctcGACCCCATGCACGCCATGCTGCTGA aGGTTCAGGGCCAGACGAGCTATGGTTTTACGCTGAATGCCTTCTGGTCGCTGCTGGGTTTGACTGAGCCGATAAAGATGGAAAAACT GTCAGATATCTGTTACTTCTACGgcatgcgcgcggaggattctctcgcgcgggagGTGCTTGGCGACCTGATGAAGGACGCGAAGCTGGGAGATGACGCCTCggttgcggcggcggagcggtTCGCGAGGGAAAAAGGCCTTCTGCAGGCTGAGTCAAAGTTCTCCACGGAGGTCTTCTTGCTCATGCTCAAGTCGCTGCGTGTGTTGTTCAA CCCCTGCATGGCGGAGTTCACTCGCATTCTGCAGAAGTTTCAAGCTGTCCACGACCAAGGTACCTCTCCGACGTCCCCTGAATACAGATTCCTGATTGCGGAAATCATGGCCTGGCGCACG GTCGTCTTCCATCCCAAATTCTGCTCGCTGTACTGGCACGCAGTCCatctcgcgctcgcgtggctgctgcgcgcggtcTACTGCTTCAATCTGGATGGCTCTCTCCGTGCAGATGACGTCGCGCTGGTCGCCAAGCAGCAGAACCGCTTTTCGACTCTCGTTTTGCAG tcatgtcctcctcccctgcaagcggagagagccacgcgcggcgcctcgggtGCAGGCCGCACGTCGCCCGGCAGGGGAGCCACGCCTTCGTCtcacggcggcgccagcgcgtcgtCAGACGCCGTCACTGTCCCGCCGCAGTTTGCCG CTCTGCCCAGTGCGCTAGTGGAGGACCTCTTTACGAGCGTCCGCCGAATGCTGGAACTGCAGTCGGTCTACCTCTCGGTGCGCAGCACGCAGGGGTTTGAGCAGCCGCCGATTGCCGCGATGGACGCCGAGCTCGTGGCGGCCGCATGCATCGCCGTCATGACTGCTTCTGAGTTCTTCCGGAACGTCCATCTGCGCTGCGACGG GGCATGCAGAACTCTCTACTTCATGTTCCTGACTGAAGGCGTGCGCGGGCGGTTGGAGAATACGCCAGTCGTCCAGGAGCACCTTGTGCGGGCTCTGACGGATGTCTTCATTGCCTCTGAGCGTG GGTCCTACTATGACCGCATCACCTTCCGCATCCCGATCGTCGACCTCTTTCAGAAGCTCCTCGTGGCTGACGACTTCAAAGCCGCTCTCCACCGCCTCGGCTCGAGCAGCCCCGAG AAATTCATTCACATGATTCATCTGCTGCTCAACGACGTTTCGACGCTTGTCGACCAAGCCATGTCGGCGCTGACCGAAATCCGCAAACGCCAGCTCGAGG GCAGGGACCACGACgatccgcctccgcaggccaACGCTGCGACGActgccgaaggcgcggccgAAGCAgtcgggggggggagcgccgcggccgcgagtggagctgcagacgagcagagcgcggaggaggaggaagacgacgaca cgggcgcgtcgctAGAAGGCaatgcgcagctgcgacgaGAAACGTGGTCTCGCCTGGAGGCGACTACTCGAGATCTCTGCAGCCTCGGTTTCAACGCGTGCAGCCTGTTCAGCTTGTACGCTAGAGAATGCG GCGCCTACATTATTCGGAGCTCGAGCATTCTCCCGCAGGCCGTGACGACGCTGGACTGCTGCCTTGATCACCTTGTCGggcctcgctgtctgcagctTAAG gtcAATAACATGGAGAGTTACAATTTCCAACCCAAGAACTGGCTCATGAAGGTGCTCGAGAGCTACGTCTACCTCT TGCAAGCTGACCCCGAGGACGGTGCTCAGCTGGTGGCTGAAATCCTGAAAGATGGCCGCTATTTCCAGAAGGAAACGGTCAACAAGGCG TATCGCATCGCGAAACGCGAAGGCCTGATGAACGTGAAGCTGCTCCAGAAGTTCCAAGAGCTGGTCAAGCGACTTTCCGAAGGGAAGGAAGAGGACTTCGAGATCGACTACGACGCTTTCCCG GCTGAATATCTTGATCCGATCATGGCTGACGTCATGACGGACCCCGTCAGGCTACCGACCAGCAACAACATCATGGACAGAAAGCACATCGAGCGCCACTTGATGTCTGAGCCTTCAGACCCCTTCAACAG AATGCCTCTGACTAAGGACGCCCTGATTCCGCTACCAGAACTGCGCCAGGAGATCATGGCTTTCATCGCCTCGAAAAGCAACTCTGCGAACTAg
- a CDS encoding hypothetical protein (encoded by transcript BESB_057070), whose translation MSPKKAGKQGRGSAPSSQQRGRRGGKAAFSRKKGQRRTKVQSRRANVTAASFMERARQELARYNVPPKKMKKSAAKAGNGAQPGKRGVKNALPTGGRPTHLLPVRPSGQDEVGVKELWASLRAFDEENRQVERERVEKRRRREARQQIASGCGPAEEKSRAMERAAADGKAAAAIEERDLATMTRSERRKMRLRRQKMASEQRERAERPPANPEDGDAKKAGKGKALAREEVERQREAVEEDSEPNDSLEGGDDELALRVNGGKGEQDRKRKRVCREVHDEDEPDSVRVRVKKSVVPRVNSETVKSASEGEKKVRPGKCPVMRRKGESFASFSKRVDAWTRESLRTSSSSAPAGEKVKGKVKEDVAAEAERGSQSRTSAREELAESLTPAAPAASRPAFGEVVDRPPELRRFNDAFARFKAKTDASRPRVSAAADNGAKWTKKGMSADATSAGGRGDADEEDSTRGGEAPEAYVQQVRAAYVALKQAKRHAKFEGKKGTAGKRESEGTQETSYTRPGWVSSAASLHDSQWIGVGRYRPLEQ comes from the exons aTGAGTCCAAAGAAGGCGGGGAAGCAGGGGCGGGggtctgcgccttcgtcgcagcagcgcgggcgtcgcggcgggaAGGCTGCCTTCTCGCGGAAGAAAGGGCAGCGCAGAACGAAGGTtcagtcgcgccgcgcgaacgTGACAGCCGCGTCGTTCATggagcgggcgcggcaggagctcgcgcgcTACAATGTGCCACCGAAAAAGATGAAAAAGAGTGCAGCCAAGGCAGGCaacggcgcgcagccgggCAAGCGGGGCGTGAAGAACGCGCTGCCGACAGGCGGACGCCCCACGCACCTGCTGCCCGTGAGGCCGAGCGGGCAGGACGAAGTGGGAGTGAAGGAGCTTTGGGCGAGCTTGCGTGCGTTTGACGAGGAGAATCGGCAGGTAGAACGGGAGCGCGTGGaaaagcggaggcgcagagaggcgcggcagcagatcgcgagcggctgcggccctgcagaagagaagagtCGCGCGAtggagcgcgccgcagccgacgggaaggcggctgcggccaTCGAGGAGAGAGACCTGGCGACCATGACTCGCAGCGAACGAAGAAAAATGCGTCTGCGAAGACAGAAAATGGCTAGCGAGCAgcgggagagggcggagaggccgcccGCCAACCCCGAGGACGgggacgcgaagaaggctgGCAAGGGAAAGGCCCTCGCACGCGAGGAAGTTGAGCGGCAACGCGAAGCAGTCGAAGAGGATTCAGAGCCAAACGACTCACTAGAGGGGGGAGACGACGAACTGGCACTGAGAGTGAATGGCGGGAAGGGCGAGCAGGACAGGAAGCGGAAACGCGTGTGCAGGGAAGTccacgacgaggacgagccCGACAGCGTGCGCGTTCGCGTCAAGAAAAGCGTCGTCCCACGTGTCAACTCTGAGACTGTGAAATCCgcgagcgaaggagagaagaaagtcCGACCTGGGAAGTGTCCTGTCATGCGGAGAAAAGGCGAATCCTTCGCGTCGTTCTCGAAACGCGTCGACGCGTGGACGAG AGAGTCGCTACGGACCTCGAGCTCGTCGGCGCCAGCGGGAGAGAAGGTCAAGGGGAAAGTGAAGGAGGACGTGGCGGCTGAGGCCGAGCGCGGGAGCCAGTCGCGCACatctgcgcgcgaggagctggCGGAGAGTCTcactcccgcggcgcccgcggcgtcgcggcctgcCTTCGGTGAGGTGGTCGACCGCCCTCCCGAGCTTAGGCGCTTCAATGACGCGTTCGCGCGCTTCAAAGCGAAGACCGA CGCGAGCCGACCGCGCGtgtcggcggctgcggacaACGGCGCAAAGTGGACGAAGAAGGGAATGTCTGCCGATGCGACGTCcgcgggcgggcgaggcgatgCGGATGAGGAGGATtccacgcgcggcggagaagcgcctgaGGCTTACGTGCAGCAGGTGCGCGCGGCTTACGTGGCGCTGAAGCAAGCGAAGCGGCACGCGAAATTCGAAGGAAAGAAAGGGACTGCAGGGAAGAGAGAAAGTGAAGGGACTCAGGAAACGTCCTACACGCGGCCGGGTTGGGTCAGCTCGGCAGCCTCTCTTCATGATTCGCAGTGGATCGGAGTTGGCCGCTACCGACCTCTCGAGCAGTGA
- a CDS encoding inorganic anion transporter, sulfate permease (SulP) family protein (encoded by transcript BESB_057050): protein MDSPGSLERDVSPTHAPVDRDCSAAIPSSEEAHRHTPGTWICTNQNPASSPRGAHGAEHFSQRKRDHFSPPYILQGGRETQPCCGIAAGDQEDGDGLTPRHCSSFRHTELSFPHFTGPDSEKERSHHSGDHSSQNEEEGPCSCSSALESLKGFTWGWGCQRRPAATFKYYFGELKCGLAVPMSQLPATMTCAIVANVPVGAALNGAWITGLISAVFGGSPLSITTVTSSLAVTLAKVTRTTCDESTNVCHEEGLEFIFPALILSGLCCLLLGLLRLSRFSQFVPSATIVGYLNAVAILNVRAQVETFRFDPVTSTGYEWLWVLFMIIVVFGVMFSWEKIPHIRLNRLIPSSVFAIGLSSFIEFVLVRRVCSMQTKTVASLSAKGGDDLWPKPFFLKQENIKPLAFYMQPSNLVTTLELTLALVMVNYISTLITVDMMSDKAGNMPTQPDQHLVSVGAANTVACFLGALPGSTAPSPSLLNLKVGGKGRESAVCCALVNLALVGASTYLLDYVPLGGLAGIIMYTAYHAFQWRAVAAMFASFLPARLRGKHPILQRKICRSDAFVMLLTTVIAVFADIGSAILSGVCISACVFAWKNRSRLTITSRIDTESGIKYYRVKGPIFFLTKRKLLKSFDIDQDPSSVVFELTGDACQLFDFGAMETLNTIVARYRKKNKHVRVVGMQRGDRKMIIKAGRMCEFARIHIVEKTMDDGDGPSPIPPITDMMKLPC, encoded by the coding sequence ATGGATTCTCCAGGTAGCCTAGAGCGTGATGTTTCACCAACTCATGCCCCGGTGGACAGAGACTGTTCGGCTGCGATCCCCTCATCTGAGGAAGCGCACCGCCACACACCGGGCACTTGGATTTGCACAAATCAGAACCCCGCGTCATCGCCACGAGGGGCACATGGGGCTGAACATTTTAGTCAAAGGAAACGTGACCACTTCAGTCCTCCGTACATACTCcagggaggcagagaaacCCAACCGTGCTGTGGCATTGCAGCCGGTGACCAAGAGGATGGCGATGGCTTGACACCTCGTCACTGTAGCAGCTTCCGCCATACGGAGCTCTCCTTTCCTCACTTCACAGGGCCGGACAGCGAAAAAGAACGCAGTCACCACAGCGGGGACCACTCGAGTCaaaacgaagaggagggccCGTGCAGTTGCTCAAGCGCACTGGAGAGCCTCAAGGGGTTCACATGGGGGTGGGGGTGCCAGCGCCGGCCTGCTGCTACGTTTAAGTACTATTTCGGGGAGCTCAAGTGCGGACTGGCTGTTCCCATGTCGCAGTTGCCTGCAACGATGACATGCGCTATTGTCGCGAATGTGCCAGTCGGAGCAGCTCTGAACGGCGCATGGATCACGGGTCTCATTTCTGCTGTGTTCGGAGGTAGTCCGCTCTCTATAACAACAGTCACCTCCAGCCTGGCGGTGACTCTAGCTAAGGTAACCAGGACGACGTGCGATGAATCTACAAACGTCTGTCATGAAGAGGGCCTCGAATTCATCTTTCCTGCTCTGATTCTTTCgggtctctgctgcctcctaCTTGGCTTACTCCGTCTGTCCCGCTTCTCACAGTTCGTACCAAGCGCAACAATCGTCGGGTATCTAAATGCTGTGGCAATTCTGAACGTCAGAGCGCAGGTCGAAACATTTCGGTTCGACCCGGTTACGTCGACAGGATACGAATGGCTTTGGGTTCTGTTCATGATTATTGTTGTGTTTGGAGTGATGTTTTCTTGGGAGAAAATTCCCCATATCAGGTTAAATCGCTTGATTCCATCATCCGTCTTCGCTATTGGCCTCAGCAGCTTCATTGAGTTTGTCCTTGTTCGACGCGTCTGCAGtatgcagacgaagacggtAGCATCACTGTCTGCAAAGGGAGGGGATGACTTATGGCCAAAACCGTTCTTTCTGAAGCAGGAGAACATCAAGCCGCTTGCCTTCTACATGCAGCCCTCCAATTTGGTGACCACGCTCGAACTGACCTTGGCTCTAGTCATGGTAAACTACATATCAACGCTTATTACAGTCGATATGATGTCCGACAAGGCGGGAAACATGCCAACCCAGCCAGACCAACATTTGGTCAGTGTGGGAGCTGCCAACACGGTGGCTTGCTTCCTAGGTGCCCTACCAGGGTCAACAGCTCCATCGCCTTCACTCCTCAATCTGAAGGTAGGAGGAAAGGGGCGAGAGTCCGCAGTGTGCTGTGCCCTTGTTAACTTGGCTCTAGTCGGGGCGAGCACGTATCTGCTGGACTACGTTCCTCTGGGCGGTCTCGCGGGGATTATCATGTATACCGCGTATCATGCTTTTCAGTGGCGTGCTGTCGCGGCTATGTTTGCTTCCTTTCTCCCGGCTAGACTAAGAGGGAAACACCCAATTCTTCAACGGAAAATATGCAGGAGCGACGCTTTCGTGATGCTATTGACAACCGTGATTGCAGTTTTTGCCGATATCGGCTCGGCTATCCTCTCGGGAGTGTGTATATCTGCCTGTGTATTCGCATGGAAGAATAGATCTCGCCTCACCATCACTAGCCGTATCGATACCGAGTCTGGCATCAAATACTACCGTGTGAAGGGCCCAATTTTTTTTCTTACGAAAAGAAAGCTTCTAAAGTCATTCGATATCGATCAAGACCCATCATCCGTTGTTTTCGAGCTGACAGGCGACGCCTGTCAGCTCTTCGACTTCGGGGCTATGGAAACCTTAAACACAATAGTGGCTCGGTACCGGAAAAAAAATAAACACGTGCGTGTTGTTGGCATGCAGCGGGGTGACAGAAAAATGATAATTAAAGCAGGGCGCATGTGCGAATTTGCCCGGATTCACATCGTTGAGAAAACCATGGATGATGGGGACGGACCGTCTCCGATCCCTCCCATCACAGATATGATGAAACTTCCCTGCTAA
- a CDS encoding Dpy-30 motif protein (encoded by transcript BESB_057060) translates to MRASLFSAAPETATSTSAHSEGAAGEKRDDTEVRKTDVAEPVSLDAPATGLCERHLAEVDHVPFGDRRPRLSAQSLPVRQYLDLMVVPALLPALTVLVNERPEQPVEFLAHWLLENGPKYASRDNGSSADAAAALSVLVGRGS, encoded by the coding sequence ATGCGAGCGTCCCTGTTTTCGGCTGCTCCGGAGACGGCCACTTCCACTTCCGCACACAGCGAAGGAGCCGCAGGTGAAAAGAGGGATGACACGGAAGTGAGGAAAACGGACGTCGCAGAGCCCGTCTCCCTGGACGCCCCAGCAACTGGACTCTGTGAGAGACATCTGGCCGAGGTCGACCATGTGCCATTCGGGGACAGACGACCACGTTTGAGTGCCCAGTCTTTGCCTGTGCGTCAGTATCTGGACCTAATGGTAGTGCCAGCCCTTCTGCCTGCCCTGACGGTCCTTGTGAATGAACGCCCTGAACAGCCAGTAGAATTTCTTGCTCACTGGCTACTTGAAAACGGTCCGAAGTACGCCAGCCGAGACAACGGTTCGTCTGCCgatgctgctgcggcgctctcaGTGCTCGTGGGGAGAGGCAGCTGA
- a CDS encoding EF hand domain-containing protein (encoded by transcript BESB_057030) translates to MTDQEPLLPQAVEEGEARVASERGNVRGSDAAYDQSGARRARAQQAIRRGTVHAKEVAKKGYEKSRSFIINQYSKFKEDPKRGPRFLTWVSVAACVILIPGLFFDIITLALTLSPMDVLADIYAVLGCVLVLGAEFARVSSRFGVRSMIHFYIHFIEFTAGRGIIQMFIASLCVSVKDLLNLFKFIPGLALLMCGVLNVIWGLYAACKLNTMMAKMREYDGEVFESKTMAEKLDLLDRKFEMLNKRGDGILTIDDLREGIKEMNLMMNEVELRSVFEALDKDYDGLVSKEEFETWWLREKGPKFL, encoded by the coding sequence ATGACGGACCAAGAACCTTTGCTGCCTCAAGCTgtcgaggagggagaggcaagaGTAGCCTCGGAACGGGGAAATGTGAGAGGCTCGGATGCCGCTTACGACCAGTcaggagcgcgaagagcgagggcTCAGCAGGCCATCCGACGGGGAACTGTACATGCGAAAGAGGTAGCCAAAAAGGGCTACGAAAAATCACGTTCATTTATCATCAACCAGTACTCCAAATTTAAAGAAGATCCGAAGAGAGGACCCCGGTTTCTTACGTGGGTCAGCGTAGCTGCGTGCGTCATCCTCATTCCTGGCCTCTTCTTCGATATCATTACGCTTGCTCTGACACTCAGCCCTATGGATGTCCTGGCGGACATCTACGCTGTCCTTGGTTGCGTGCTTGTGCTGGGCGCCGAGTTTGCGAGAGTTAGTTCCCGATTTGGCGTGCGTTCCATGATCCACTTCTATATCCACTTCATCGAGTTCACTGCAGGGAGAGGAATTATACAGATGTTTATTGCCTCGCTCTGTGTATCTGTCAAGGATCTGCTGAACCTCTTCAAGTTTATTCCAggtctcgcgctgctgatGTGTGGCGTACTGAACGTGATATGGGGTCTCTACGCTGCGTGTAAGCTCAACACGATGATGGCGAAAATGCGGGAGTACGACGGGGAGGTGTTTGAGTCAAAGACCATGGCTGAAAAGCTGGATCTACTTGACAGGAAATTTGAGATGCTAAACAAGAGGGGTGACGGGATCTTGACCATCGATGATCTCCGAGAGGGGATCAAGGAAATGAATCTCATGATGAACGAGGTCGAGCTGAGGTCAGTGTTCGAGGCGCTAGATAAGGACTACGATGGACTGGTCAGCAAGGAAGAGTTTGAGACATGGTGGCTCCGGGAGAAGGGACCCAAGTTTCTTTGA